The nucleotide sequence GAAAAGGAGGACCTTTCGCTGCGGTTCAGCCGGAAGTCGGTGAGTAAGAAGGGAAGGCGTTAAATTCGTCTAGTCATAGTGAGGAAATTGCAATGCAGATAAGCAAAGTAACGCTGAGAGGTTTTAGAAACTTCAAAGACGCAACCATCAACTTATCGCGGAAATCGCTGATTATCGGGTGTAACGAAATAGGCAAGTCCAATATGCTTCATGCACTTCGTATGTTGCTCGATAGGCAGTTATCTCAAGCAGACCTCGAACCGCAAGACTCGGACTTCTATGCTCATGAGGACACCAACGACATTGAGATACTAGTTCAGCTCTCTGGTGTTTGTGAAGACTGCATTTTAGCCAAGCTGCGAGAACACGTTAGTGATGAAGGGACAACCTATCTGGCTTATCAAGCTACTAGGGATCCAATATCCAGGCGTAAGAAATACAGAATCCTCGTGGGTAGGGATATAGACGCGCTTGCAGAAATAGAAACCAGGTTCTATCTTAGGGTCTTAAACCTCGAATTTATGGGTAGTAGGCGTAATCTGTTATCCTTTATAAGAAGAGAGCGGAAGTACCTTCTGCAAGATGCCAGAGAGAATCGTGAGGAAGGAGAGGTTGAAAGAGACAATGAGACACTTGGAAAGATCCAATCCAAGCTTCGGGAGGTCAATGAGGATGTAGCATCACTGGTATATGTGAGTAATGCGACAAATAGCTTGAACGAGGAACTCTATGATCTCTCAATTCAGAACTCTACGCAGGAGGTTGTATTTGATACAGGTGCTGCTGATCCTTCACTGTTTGTTGATGACTTGAATTTAGCTTCGCGAGTTGGCGAGAAGACCCTCGCAATTGGTGGAGATGGAAGGACCAATCAAATTCATCTGGCATTGTGGACGGCAAGGAAGAAAGTGGTTTTAGATCCCGAGGAGGAGCCACTGAGTGTGACAATCTTCTGTATCGAAGAGCCAGAGGCTCATCTGCATCCCCACCAGCAAAGGAAACTTGCGAATTACTTGTCAGACACTCTTGATGCACAAGTAATTATAACTACTCATTCGCCTCAGATAACTTGTGAGTTTTCACCTAACTCTATTATCCGGCTCTACGATAACCGACCCGATACCTTGGCAGCTGGTGATGGCACCAATCCCTTTGTGGAAGAAGCTTTCATAGAGTTTGGTCACCGACTGAGTATTATACCGGCAGAGGCGTTCTTTTCCAGCCTTGTTCTACTCGTGGAGGGGCCATCCGAGGAGTTATTCTACAAGGCACTTGCTGCAAGCATAGGAGTTGATCTTGATAGACTAAATATCAGCATCTTGATGGTCGATGGTATAGGATTCAAGCCTTATGTTAGTCTTCTCAGTTCGCTAAG is from Candidatus Lokiarchaeota archaeon and encodes:
- a CDS encoding AAA family ATPase — its product is MQISKVTLRGFRNFKDATINLSRKSLIIGCNEIGKSNMLHALRMLLDRQLSQADLEPQDSDFYAHEDTNDIEILVQLSGVCEDCILAKLREHVSDEGTTYLAYQATRDPISRRKKYRILVGRDIDALAEIETRFYLRVLNLEFMGSRRNLLSFIRRERKYLLQDARENREEGEVERDNETLGKIQSKLREVNEDVASLVYVSNATNSLNEELYDLSIQNSTQEVVFDTGAADPSLFVDDLNLASRVGEKTLAIGGDGRTNQIHLALWTARKKVVLDPEEEPLSVTIFCIEEPEAHLHPHQQRKLANYLSDTLDAQVIITTHSPQITCEFSPNSIIRLYDNRPDTLAAGDGTNPFVEEAFIEFGHRLSIIPAEAFFSSLVLLVEGPSEELFYKALAASIGVDLDRLNISILMVDGIGFKPYVSLLSSLRIGYVIRTDNDIFKIPKKDAYRFAGVQRGIEIYRTFCERNEEFERLLQLHEGKLDGIASRRPPEENLVAVHQIIHRLEDFNIFIADVDLEHDLHNALGSTTADFFDLTADEEIIRQMQKRKATFMFDFLRSYSDTLTDLRDHSLAKPLLRCQKIVETGL